The Dethiosulfovibrio peptidovorans DSM 11002 nucleotide sequence TCTCAACTCTTGACGAGTAGACGGATGGACCTTATAACTGGAGTCAGTATATCGTTTCGAGGAGATGAGGACGAAAAATGGATCAGGAAAACCAGTGTAACGGGAATTGCGATAGCTGTTCCAGCAAGGAGAGCTGTCCCGATTTCCCTAAGCCTACCAAGAAAGACGTCTGCAAGGTAATAGCGGTGGGTAGCGGCAAGGGTGGTGTAGGAAAAAGCTCCGTAGCAGCCCTTCTTGCCGTTGCTTTGGCCAAAAGAGGGGATTCCGTCGGAGTTCTCGATGCTGATATAACGGGCCCGTCCATACCTAAACTGTTCGGTATCACCGAACGTCCCAAGGGAGACGAGTCGGGAAAGATCGTCCCTCCCAAGACCGAGAAGCTGGACATATCGATCATGTCCATGAATTTGTTGCTGGATGATCCCAAGGCTCCGGTCGTATGGAGAGGCCCTCTTATTGGAGGAGTCGTAAAGCAGTTCTGGGACGATGTGGAGTGGGGTAAACTGGATTGGCTTGTGGTGGACCTCCCACCCGGAACGGCGGACGCCCCTCTGACAGTGATGCAGACCATCGCTCTCGATGGGATGGTCATAGTCACGACACCTCAGGAACTTTCTGCTCTGATAGTCGGGAAACAGGCCAGGCTCGCAGAGATGATGAAGGTTCCGATACTGGGTATAGTGGAGAACATGAGTTATGTCGAATGTCCCAAATGCGGAGAGAGACTCAATGTGTTCGGTCCCAGTCATTCCGAGGAAATAGAAAAGGCTTTCGGAATAGCTACGATAGCGAAAATCCCCGTGACCGATGGCTTCGCCGCCATGGGCGACGATGGAAGTATCGAGAGTTTTTCCGACGAGGCAGTTCTTGGGGCCCTAGTGGACGGGATCCTTTAATTTAGAGAGATCGACCGAGGGTCTCCCATTAGGGATGACCCTCGGCCTTTTGATTGGCTGTATTTGTGTTTCCTACAGGTGAGAATTCTTCTTCCTCCGTCAGGTTCTCCTCAAGCTTTTTCATTACAGTGTGGTAGTCTACCTTTTCATTACCGCTACAGTGGTATAGGCTGGTAAATATCACGGCAGAGACCGAGTCCTTTTCCTCGAACTTATCCCTGATATCGTCCGGTAACTTCTTTAGTTTGGATGCGGCTATCTTTGCTCCGGCGTTCGGGGTTTCCGGCAGGAGTATCAGAAAGTATCCGCCTCCTATAAAAAATCCGAGGTCGCACTCTCTTGTGTGTCTTTTTACGAATGCCCCGTACTCGTTGAGGATTTGCTCTTCCCATACTTTATCGGCTGATTCCTCTCCGTCGTAACGGAAGGATAACCGGATCATCACTATGGAAAGCCACCTTCTGTATCTTACGGATCTTTTTATCTCCGATGGGGCCATGATATCGGCATATGTATGGGAGTAAAGGCCTGTGGGATCGTGTATCATGTCGTTGTTCTTCGTATCCTTGCTTGATTTAGGGGATTCGATCTCCTCTACCAGACATATAAGTTTGGACTCGTCTAAATTTTTTCTCAGGACTTGCCAGCCTTTGCCTCCTATATCCACGCGATCCATGTCCTCGGGAAATATGTTTTTAGCGCTTTGCCCCAGCAGAAATTCTTCGCTTACATCCAGCAGTCGTGCCATGTCATCGTTGATGGAGAGGATGTTTCCATCCAGGTCGGTGTCCAGCGATGGCAAGGGGATTCTCTTCGAGATGTCTCTCTTTTCCTCTACAGCTGGGGTGTTATCTTTGTTCCTGGGGCTTAACGCGGAAGCCACCTTTTGCAGGAGCGATATCGTTCCTGCAAAAGACATGGCCAATCCTATCCAGGAAAGACCGTAGGGAGCACCCATTCCGAGGGGCAGAACGAGTAGAGCTATTCCTTGAGCCAGTAACTGCAGTGGGAATAATCCCAGAGTGATCTTCCTCATGAGACATATAGCATACCCCGAGGATATCGAAAGATATATCAGGGCTACGAATAACCAAAAAGTAGCCCCCATATATAACCTGTTGGAGGGGTCGGAAAAAGGAAGCAGAGCTACGATTACCATTATCGTAGGGATTGGTGGGACGGACAACCACGACCCCGAGTTTTGTCTAGCCTTGTCTTGGGGTGACATCATATATCCATATTGGTGCCCGAGGAGGCCCAGACCACGTCTGTATAGCGGCTGGCCATTTGACTGGCAGCGTAAAATCCGGTGCAATGGCAGGGACGCCATCTCTCGACGGGGGCGTCGTCGAAGAAATGAACCATGGCGGACCATTTATCGGAAGTCATCCCTCCTAGGTGCATACCTCCTATGACGGTGTTGATAGACGTTAGATCGAACTCCTCCATAACGTAGCGCAGGATATTAAGTACTCCGGAATGAGCGCATCCCA carries:
- a CDS encoding P-loop NTPase encodes the protein MDQENQCNGNCDSCSSKESCPDFPKPTKKDVCKVIAVGSGKGGVGKSSVAALLAVALAKRGDSVGVLDADITGPSIPKLFGITERPKGDESGKIVPPKTEKLDISIMSMNLLLDDPKAPVVWRGPLIGGVVKQFWDDVEWGKLDWLVVDLPPGTADAPLTVMQTIALDGMVIVTTPQELSALIVGKQARLAEMMKVPILGIVENMSYVECPKCGERLNVFGPSHSEEIEKAFGIATIAKIPVTDGFAAMGDDGSIESFSDEAVLGALVDGIL
- a CDS encoding sensor domain-containing diguanylate cyclase, coding for MRKITLGLFPLQLLAQGIALLVLPLGMGAPYGLSWIGLAMSFAGTISLLQKVASALSPRNKDNTPAVEEKRDISKRIPLPSLDTDLDGNILSINDDMARLLDVSEEFLLGQSAKNIFPEDMDRVDIGGKGWQVLRKNLDESKLICLVEEIESPKSSKDTKNNDMIHDPTGLYSHTYADIMAPSEIKRSVRYRRWLSIVMIRLSFRYDGEESADKVWEEQILNEYGAFVKRHTRECDLGFFIGGGYFLILLPETPNAGAKIAASKLKKLPDDIRDKFEEKDSVSAVIFTSLYHCSGNEKVDYHTVMKKLEENLTEEEEFSPVGNTNTANQKAEGHP